From one Alicyclobacillus acidocaldarius subsp. acidocaldarius Tc-4-1 genomic stretch:
- the nrdR gene encoding transcriptional regulator NrdR — MKCPYCGADNTRVIESRPGEDGTTIRRRRECIHEACGRRFTTYERVEQRPLMVVKKDQKREEFSRDKLYRGIMKACEKRPIPAETLEAVCDEIERKLRLEYEREVPSSVIGERVMDALRELDGVAYVRFASVYREFRDVETLLKEVLALIGDRARAAERPAQADKPSGDGTSFARG; from the coding sequence ATGAAATGTCCGTATTGCGGAGCGGACAACACGCGCGTCATCGAGTCGAGGCCTGGCGAGGACGGGACGACCATCCGCAGGCGGCGCGAGTGCATTCATGAGGCCTGCGGGCGGCGTTTTACCACCTATGAGCGGGTGGAGCAGCGGCCGCTCATGGTCGTGAAAAAGGATCAGAAGCGGGAGGAGTTTTCCCGCGACAAGCTTTACCGCGGCATCATGAAGGCGTGTGAAAAGCGCCCTATCCCTGCGGAGACGCTGGAGGCGGTGTGCGACGAGATCGAGCGAAAGCTGCGGCTCGAGTACGAACGCGAAGTGCCGTCTTCGGTCATCGGGGAGCGCGTGATGGATGCGCTGCGGGAGCTCGACGGCGTGGCGTACGTCCGATTCGCGAGCGTGTATCGGGAGTTTCGCGATGTCGAGACGCTGCTGAAGGAAGTGCTTGCGCTCATCGGTGATCGGGCGCGCGCGGCGGAACGGCCGGCGCAGGCGGACAAGCCCTCCGGCGACGGAACGTCGTTCGCGCGAGGATAG
- a CDS encoding HAD-IIA family hydrolase — MSRASLPGEMSPEAFWNSGFKGALLDLDGTLFRGRAVIEGAPEFVRTLRSRGIQPIFFTNNSSRTPVQVAAFLRDLGIGAHPEEVATSAQAAAFLIRQRTSAECQGEPPMVAFVGGPGLEEALRDEGLEPRRARADELRAAWVNRAVAVAVGLAPDACYGDLALLARVAHRVGWMVLTNPDRRLPVEDGFMPGNGALGAFVQTASSAEVFVTGKPDPSFVDYALHRFHLRREEVVIVGDNVETDVAAGRAAGLATVWVRSGLEGELDSAHSPEWTVDSVASLLPHH; from the coding sequence ATGTCTCGTGCGTCATTGCCAGGGGAGATGTCTCCTGAAGCATTCTGGAATTCGGGGTTCAAAGGCGCGCTCCTGGACCTCGACGGCACCTTGTTTCGCGGGCGAGCCGTGATCGAGGGGGCTCCCGAGTTTGTTCGCACCCTTCGCTCGCGGGGCATTCAACCCATCTTTTTTACCAACAACTCGTCGAGAACGCCTGTTCAGGTCGCCGCGTTTTTGCGCGATCTCGGCATCGGCGCCCATCCTGAGGAAGTGGCTACCTCCGCCCAGGCGGCTGCCTTCCTGATTCGTCAACGGACGTCCGCCGAATGTCAAGGCGAACCGCCCATGGTCGCATTTGTCGGCGGCCCCGGTTTGGAAGAGGCTCTCCGGGATGAAGGGTTGGAGCCGCGAAGGGCTCGGGCGGACGAACTGCGGGCAGCGTGGGTGAATCGTGCCGTTGCCGTCGCTGTGGGGCTCGCACCGGACGCCTGCTACGGCGACCTTGCACTTCTCGCCCGCGTCGCGCATCGCGTTGGCTGGATGGTTCTGACGAATCCGGACCGACGGCTACCCGTCGAGGACGGTTTCATGCCTGGCAATGGAGCGCTCGGCGCGTTTGTGCAGACCGCTTCATCGGCCGAGGTATTCGTGACAGGGAAGCCGGATCCGTCGTTTGTCGACTATGCGCTCCACCGGTTCCATCTTCGTCGAGAGGAAGTCGTCATCGTCGGCGACAACGTGGAGACGGACGTGGCGGCGGGGAGGGCGGCAGGCCTTGCGACGGTGTGGGTCAGGTCCGGCTTGGAAGGCGAGCTGGATTCGGCGCATTCCCCTGAGTGGACGGTCGACTCCGTGGCGTCGCTTCTTCCGCACCATTGA
- a CDS encoding MBL fold metallo-hydrolase: MANAGPWERVLPGVWCMRVAYPNVLPYGTVNLYVIEDGGEAVIVDGGVTDGNLDLVMAHLLQLGIQRVAAIIATHYHVDHTAGIPALKARLAAPAFMHPLDISAFDVKFPHGAGTFEPCPERLRAGHRELYIIHQPGHTHGHLHLWLPDAKALFVGDHLVEEGSVWVGPPDGHMADYYRALQAVMASDAEVALPGHGPAIWHPQLAAERLYKRRQMREEQLLAILAGGPKTLAELTAALYQGADSRAWPFARHTVMAHLEHLEERGAVRKAMSSTDWIMRYARTEE, from the coding sequence TTGGCGAATGCAGGGCCATGGGAGCGCGTACTCCCCGGCGTGTGGTGTATGCGCGTTGCGTATCCGAACGTACTGCCGTACGGAACCGTCAATTTGTATGTGATCGAGGACGGCGGCGAGGCCGTGATCGTCGACGGAGGCGTCACCGATGGAAATCTCGACCTCGTGATGGCGCACCTTCTGCAACTCGGCATCCAGCGCGTTGCCGCGATCATCGCGACACACTACCACGTCGACCACACGGCTGGCATTCCGGCGCTCAAGGCGCGTCTGGCTGCCCCCGCATTCATGCACCCTTTGGACATTTCTGCGTTCGACGTCAAGTTTCCGCATGGAGCTGGCACTTTTGAACCGTGCCCAGAGCGCCTGCGCGCAGGACATCGCGAGCTCTACATCATCCACCAGCCGGGGCACACCCACGGTCACCTTCACCTGTGGCTCCCCGACGCCAAGGCGCTCTTTGTCGGCGATCACTTGGTGGAAGAGGGATCCGTTTGGGTGGGGCCGCCGGACGGGCACATGGCGGATTACTACCGCGCACTGCAAGCCGTGATGGCGTCAGACGCGGAAGTGGCGCTCCCGGGACACGGGCCCGCCATCTGGCACCCGCAGCTCGCGGCGGAGCGGTTGTACAAGCGGCGCCAGATGCGAGAGGAGCAACTGTTGGCGATTCTGGCCGGCGGCCCAAAGACGCTGGCCGAACTCACGGCCGCCCTGTACCAAGGCGCCGATTCGCGCGCCTGGCCGTTCGCGCGTCACACGGTGATGGCGCACCTGGAGCACCTCGAAGAGCGCGGCGCTGTGCGCAAGGCGATGTCCTCCACGGACTGGATCATGCGATATGCACGCACTGAGGAGTGA
- a CDS encoding glycosyltransferase family 39 protein has protein sequence MKRLSFAKDRTWLGLLTAIALVYHVYFIVKAWRQPVLLYGDAYYYDHSAHVLNALHLYAYWSWGPAAQVTPGYPLFLALVYRVSALFTTSHETAMHVAQAFQHLLAVAASVLLYVIARFRLPRYASFLAALLWTVYPPVIYANDQLLTENLYIPFLLAFVWSFLVLVRDRTWPSFIVAGLLLAVTTLIRPSVAPLLAAPACLFLQRETRRAWRPMLRNYALYVATFCIAMVPWWVRNLVAMHQWITTDLDAANPLLFGSDPTFYKDTSLSNGLTYAQQKALAIHRIVEGFHTHPLAYLKWYTLDKLGWLFGTPWYNSVLPQHAGLLTRITFAYAHLHLMWVIIGAIGLAAGFGMRYIRWLSWLTVFLIVVQLPFIPINRYAYPTMPFLFVGVGAVIYLVTAWARMRKASPRRVTAP, from the coding sequence GTGAAGCGCTTGTCGTTTGCGAAGGATCGGACGTGGCTCGGGCTGTTGACGGCCATCGCGCTCGTCTATCACGTGTATTTCATCGTCAAGGCATGGCGCCAACCCGTCCTGTTGTACGGGGACGCCTATTATTATGATCATTCCGCGCACGTGCTGAACGCGCTGCATCTGTACGCGTACTGGAGTTGGGGCCCTGCCGCCCAGGTGACCCCGGGCTACCCGCTGTTCCTCGCACTCGTGTATCGGGTGTCCGCCCTCTTCACGACCAGCCATGAGACGGCGATGCACGTAGCGCAGGCGTTTCAGCACCTGCTTGCCGTGGCAGCGAGCGTACTCTTGTATGTGATTGCCCGCTTTCGGCTGCCGCGTTATGCGAGTTTCCTCGCCGCGCTCCTGTGGACCGTGTACCCGCCTGTAATTTACGCAAATGATCAACTGCTCACAGAAAACCTCTACATCCCGTTTCTTCTCGCATTCGTTTGGTCGTTCCTCGTCCTGGTCAGAGACCGCACATGGCCGAGTTTCATCGTCGCGGGCCTGTTACTCGCGGTGACCACGCTCATTCGCCCGAGCGTCGCACCGCTCTTGGCGGCGCCGGCCTGCCTCTTCTTGCAGCGCGAGACGAGGCGCGCCTGGAGGCCCATGCTGAGAAATTATGCGCTGTACGTCGCCACCTTCTGCATCGCCATGGTACCATGGTGGGTGCGCAATCTCGTGGCGATGCACCAATGGATCACGACGGATCTCGACGCGGCAAATCCGCTCCTGTTCGGCTCGGATCCGACATTCTATAAGGACACGAGCTTGTCGAACGGGTTGACGTACGCGCAGCAAAAGGCCCTCGCCATTCACCGCATTGTGGAGGGCTTTCACACCCACCCGCTGGCCTATCTCAAATGGTACACCTTAGACAAACTCGGCTGGCTGTTCGGCACACCCTGGTACAACAGCGTACTGCCGCAACACGCGGGCCTGTTGACCCGGATCACCTTTGCCTATGCCCACCTGCACCTGATGTGGGTCATCATCGGGGCCATCGGGCTCGCAGCGGGATTCGGGATGCGGTATATTCGATGGCTGAGCTGGTTGACCGTCTTTCTCATCGTCGTTCAGCTTCCCTTTATCCCAATTAATCGGTACGCGTACCCGACCATGCCCTTTTTGTTTGTCGGTGTCGGAGCGGTGATTTACCTCGTCACAGCCTGGGCGCGCATGCGCAAGGCGTCGCCGCGCCGAGTCACCGCGCCGTAA
- a CDS encoding glycosyltransferase family 2 protein, translated as MRIAVLIPCYNEELTIGKVVRDFKRELPDAEIYVYDNNSRDRTAEVAREAGAIVRRETRQGKGNVVRSMFRDIDADVYVMTDGDDTYPAEFVHDLIRPIIEGEADMCIGDRHSDGSYSKENKRPFHNFGNQLVRKLINTLFHADLRDIMTGYRAFSRRFAKTMPIQSEGFEIETEMTLHALDKRFRILEIPIQYRDRPPGSHSKLNTLSDGIRVLKTVFWIFKDYKPLAFFTAVALILFLAGLGVGIPVLYEYFSFGRIAKIPSAILAVGFMVLATNSLTCGFILDTIVRHHRDYYELLQNEFKD; from the coding sequence ATGCGAATCGCAGTCCTCATTCCGTGTTACAACGAAGAACTGACCATCGGAAAAGTGGTTCGGGACTTCAAACGCGAACTGCCCGATGCGGAGATTTACGTCTATGACAACAACTCGCGCGATCGCACGGCGGAAGTGGCGAGGGAAGCGGGCGCCATCGTGCGAAGGGAGACGCGCCAAGGCAAGGGAAACGTCGTGCGCTCCATGTTTCGCGACATCGACGCGGACGTGTACGTCATGACGGATGGCGACGATACGTACCCCGCAGAATTCGTGCACGATCTCATTCGGCCGATTATCGAAGGAGAGGCTGACATGTGTATCGGCGACCGCCACTCCGACGGCTCCTACTCGAAGGAAAACAAGCGCCCTTTCCACAACTTCGGCAACCAGTTGGTGCGGAAGCTGATTAACACCCTGTTTCACGCCGATCTCCGGGACATCATGACCGGGTACCGGGCGTTCAGCCGCCGCTTCGCGAAGACCATGCCCATTCAGAGCGAAGGCTTTGAAATCGAGACGGAGATGACGCTTCACGCGCTGGACAAGCGGTTTCGCATTCTGGAGATCCCGATTCAGTATCGGGATCGGCCGCCAGGCAGCCACTCCAAGTTGAACACGCTCAGCGACGGCATCCGAGTGCTGAAGACCGTCTTCTGGATTTTTAAAGACTACAAGCCGCTCGCTTTCTTCACGGCAGTCGCGCTGATTCTCTTTTTGGCCGGGCTCGGCGTCGGCATCCCCGTGTTGTACGAGTACTTCTCGTTTGGCCGCATCGCGAAGATCCCGTCCGCCATCCTCGCCGTCGGGTTCATGGTGCTGGCCACCAACAGCCTAACGTGTGGCTTCATCTTAGATACCATCGTGCGCCATCACCGCGACTACTACGAGCTCTTGCAGAACGAGTTCAAGGACTAA
- a CDS encoding EamA family transporter, producing the protein MRLGYAILILLNVCLLVGGQTLWKYGLQHRDLNSLRSVIAAMFSPWVISGIVLYVIATVIWIFLLNKLSLSLLYPLQSLAYVLAILVSIFVFHEHVPWIRWAGVLVILAGVALVAV; encoded by the coding sequence ATGCGACTTGGCTACGCCATCCTCATTCTCCTCAACGTCTGCCTGCTCGTCGGCGGGCAGACGCTTTGGAAGTACGGACTGCAACATCGAGATCTCAACAGCCTGCGATCCGTCATCGCGGCCATGTTTTCTCCATGGGTGATCTCGGGCATCGTGCTGTATGTCATCGCGACGGTGATCTGGATTTTCCTCTTGAACAAGCTGTCCCTGAGTCTGCTCTATCCCCTGCAGAGCCTCGCGTACGTGCTCGCGATTCTCGTGTCCATCTTTGTGTTTCACGAGCACGTGCCCTGGATCCGCTGGGCCGGCGTGCTCGTGATCCTCGCAGGCGTGGCTTTGGTCGCCGTATAG
- the dapF gene encoding diaminopimelate epimerase: MQFFKMHALGNNYVFVDTARTTLPTDDLPSLARRVSDVRRGIGSDGLILVTPSDSADVGMRIWNADGSEAESCGNGLRCVARYAYERGLVDATHFSIETKAGVVAAQVHLDVKGRVRLVTIDMGEARFGTEAVPYRGTDRGDDVRVQAGGASYMGTLVSMGNPHFVTLVDCVDEVDVERVGRAIESHPDFPERVNVEFVSVLAPDEIDFRVYERGSGVTFACGTGACASVAALAKKGFVRNRVTVHLLGGDLDIEIRADGHVWMTGEAHWVCEGTYYA; the protein is encoded by the coding sequence ATGCAGTTCTTTAAGATGCACGCGCTCGGCAACAACTATGTGTTTGTCGATACGGCCCGGACAACTCTGCCCACGGACGATCTCCCGTCGCTCGCGCGCCGGGTGAGCGACGTGCGCAGAGGGATTGGCTCTGACGGCCTCATCCTCGTCACGCCCTCCGACAGCGCGGATGTCGGCATGCGGATCTGGAATGCGGATGGATCGGAGGCGGAGTCCTGCGGCAATGGCCTGCGCTGTGTGGCCAGGTACGCCTACGAGCGCGGGTTGGTCGACGCCACGCACTTCTCCATCGAAACGAAGGCAGGCGTTGTGGCGGCGCAGGTGCATCTGGACGTCAAGGGACGCGTGCGGCTTGTGACCATCGATATGGGCGAGGCTCGTTTCGGCACGGAAGCCGTACCGTACCGAGGGACGGATCGCGGCGACGACGTGCGCGTGCAGGCAGGCGGCGCAAGCTATATGGGCACGCTCGTCAGCATGGGAAACCCCCACTTTGTCACGCTGGTCGATTGCGTCGATGAGGTGGACGTCGAGCGCGTCGGGCGCGCCATCGAGTCCCATCCCGACTTTCCCGAACGCGTGAATGTGGAGTTTGTCTCGGTGCTCGCCCCGGACGAGATCGACTTCCGCGTGTACGAGCGCGGATCGGGCGTGACATTCGCGTGCGGCACAGGGGCATGTGCGAGCGTGGCGGCGCTCGCCAAAAAGGGATTTGTACGGAACCGGGTGACCGTGCACCTCTTGGGGGGCGATCTCGACATCGAGATTCGCGCGGACGGTCACGTGTGGATGACGGGGGAAGCGCACTGGGTGTGCGAAGGGACGTACTACGCGTAG
- a CDS encoding CBO0543 family protein, whose translation MVVICFSAAFVAVVLATRTHLYLTQYCRTVLWIAVIALMYNLVCRGYMMWYHPRWWFITDKLSQLIQIFVLFPCTTLLFLRYMPSSLGRRLLHFALFLGIYSAFELVLVLSHEIEYYHGWAFGWSILLDSCMLFVMWLHDQNWRLSLGFCGLVTSLFLAWFHVPFDT comes from the coding sequence GTGGTAGTCATATGTTTCTCGGCCGCGTTTGTCGCCGTGGTCCTCGCGACGCGCACGCATCTGTACCTTACCCAGTACTGTAGGACCGTGCTCTGGATCGCCGTGATCGCCCTCATGTACAACCTGGTCTGCCGGGGATACATGATGTGGTATCACCCAAGGTGGTGGTTCATCACCGACAAGCTGTCGCAGCTCATTCAGATCTTCGTGTTGTTCCCTTGTACCACGCTCTTGTTCCTCCGCTACATGCCCAGTTCGCTCGGCCGGCGTCTCCTGCATTTCGCGCTGTTTCTGGGCATCTACAGCGCATTCGAGCTCGTACTCGTGCTGTCGCATGAGATTGAGTACTACCACGGCTGGGCGTTTGGCTGGTCCATCCTGCTCGATTCGTGCATGCTGTTCGTAATGTGGTTGCACGACCAAAATTGGCGCCTCTCGCTTGGATTCTGCGGACTCGTCACATCCCTGTTTCTCGCCTGGTTTCACGTCCCATTCGACACCTGA
- a CDS encoding GH1 family beta-glucosidase: MRKFPDAFVWGTATASYQVEGAAREGGRGRSIWDTFSHTPGKVAEGHTGDVACDHYHRYEDDVQLMKELGISSYRFSIAWPRVMPEKGRVWVKGLDFYKRLSTKLLENGIRPAVTMYHWDLPQWIEDEGGWNSRDTVSRFLEYSEILFRELGDLVPMWITHNEPWCASILGYGIGVHAPGLKDWRRAYRAAHHLLLSHGHAVRLYRELGLRGEIGITLNLTPVYAATPSPEDLAAADRQDMFQNRWFLDPVLRGEYPEELLQRVDRVVGGFDAVKPGDLEVMATPVDFLGVNYYTRAVVADDPSDSLLGVRHLPGEGPRTEMDWEVYPDGLYDLLCRLRRDYGDIPIYITENGAAYDDHVQDGGVHDADRVAYLASHFAAAHRFLEEGGNLRGYYVWSLMDNFEWAFGYTKRFGLVYVDYDTLARIPKDSYFWYQSVIREGGLVPMEPAETR; the protein is encoded by the coding sequence ATGCGCAAGTTTCCAGATGCATTCGTCTGGGGGACCGCGACGGCATCGTATCAAGTGGAAGGGGCCGCGCGCGAGGGCGGCCGTGGTCGGTCGATTTGGGACACGTTTTCCCACACGCCCGGCAAGGTCGCCGAGGGACATACCGGGGATGTCGCTTGCGATCACTACCACCGCTACGAAGACGATGTGCAGCTCATGAAAGAACTCGGGATCTCGTCATACCGATTCTCTATCGCCTGGCCGCGCGTGATGCCAGAGAAGGGGCGCGTCTGGGTGAAAGGACTCGACTTCTACAAGCGGCTCTCTACCAAGCTGCTTGAGAACGGCATTCGCCCGGCCGTCACCATGTATCACTGGGATCTCCCACAGTGGATAGAAGACGAGGGTGGCTGGAACAGCCGAGATACCGTGTCCCGCTTCTTGGAGTACAGCGAAATCCTGTTTCGCGAACTTGGCGATCTCGTCCCCATGTGGATCACGCACAACGAGCCGTGGTGCGCTTCCATCCTGGGATACGGGATCGGCGTACACGCGCCGGGCCTGAAGGACTGGCGCCGCGCATACCGCGCCGCGCACCATCTGCTCTTGTCGCACGGCCATGCGGTCCGCCTGTACCGCGAGCTCGGCTTGCGCGGCGAGATCGGCATCACTTTGAACCTCACCCCGGTCTATGCGGCCACGCCAAGTCCAGAAGACTTGGCGGCAGCCGACAGGCAGGACATGTTCCAAAATCGGTGGTTCCTCGATCCCGTCCTCAGAGGGGAGTATCCAGAGGAGCTCTTGCAACGTGTGGATCGAGTGGTCGGTGGGTTTGACGCCGTCAAGCCTGGGGACCTGGAAGTGATGGCTACACCCGTCGACTTTTTGGGCGTGAACTACTACACGCGCGCCGTGGTGGCGGACGATCCGTCCGATTCGCTGCTCGGCGTTCGGCACCTGCCGGGCGAAGGCCCCCGCACTGAGATGGACTGGGAGGTCTATCCCGACGGTTTGTACGACCTGCTCTGCCGCCTGCGTCGGGACTACGGCGATATCCCTATCTACATCACCGAGAACGGAGCCGCCTACGACGATCACGTCCAGGATGGGGGCGTCCACGACGCGGATCGAGTGGCATATCTCGCGTCGCACTTCGCCGCAGCACACCGCTTCCTTGAGGAGGGCGGCAACCTGCGCGGCTATTACGTCTGGTCGCTGATGGACAACTTTGAATGGGCGTTCGGATACACGAAGCGATTTGGTCTCGTCTATGTGGACTACGATACGCTCGCTCGCATCCCGAAGGATAGTTATTTTTGGTATCAAAGCGTGATCCGCGAGGGCGGACTGGTGCCGATGGAACCCGCGGAGACGCGTTGA
- a CDS encoding oligopeptide/dipeptide ABC transporter ATP-binding protein, with amino-acid sequence MSEALATAQATALVDVRDLVVRFPIGRGRFIRPVDHVSFSLQPGEVLSLVGESGSGKSTIGKALVRMIEPSEGQIWVAGRDVAHIRGRELKAYRKDAQMVFQDPFGSLNPTRTIEQHLAFPVRKYRREGQGRVTDLIDELLAKVGLTPVRETRRKYPHELSGGQRQRVAIARALAVTPKFIVADEPISMLDVSIRAGILKLMNELREEMNIAFLYITHDLASARYIGNRIMVLYGGKVMETAPSAELIRHPVHPYTRLLFAATPGTRHQGPLPETSNRPPNLLEDRVGCPFADRCPFVSELCRSQEPPLVEVAPGHYAACHHPG; translated from the coding sequence ATGTCTGAAGCACTCGCGACCGCCCAGGCAACAGCCCTCGTCGACGTGCGCGATCTCGTGGTCCGCTTTCCCATCGGGCGTGGCCGGTTCATTCGCCCGGTCGATCACGTCAGTTTCTCGCTCCAGCCTGGCGAGGTGTTGTCGCTCGTGGGCGAGTCGGGATCGGGCAAGTCCACCATTGGCAAGGCGTTGGTGCGGATGATCGAGCCGTCGGAAGGCCAGATCTGGGTGGCTGGCCGCGATGTGGCGCACATCCGGGGGCGAGAACTGAAGGCGTATCGAAAGGACGCGCAGATGGTGTTTCAGGATCCGTTCGGCTCCCTCAATCCAACGCGTACCATCGAGCAACACCTGGCGTTTCCGGTGCGAAAGTACCGCCGCGAGGGCCAGGGCCGCGTGACCGATCTCATCGATGAGCTGCTCGCCAAGGTCGGGTTGACGCCGGTCCGCGAGACGCGGCGCAAGTATCCGCACGAGCTGTCGGGGGGCCAGCGGCAGCGCGTCGCCATCGCCCGCGCGCTGGCCGTGACTCCCAAATTTATCGTCGCCGACGAGCCCATCTCCATGCTCGACGTATCGATACGCGCCGGGATTCTCAAGCTGATGAACGAACTGCGCGAGGAAATGAACATCGCATTCCTGTACATCACACACGATCTCGCCTCAGCGCGCTACATTGGCAACCGCATCATGGTGCTTTACGGCGGCAAAGTCATGGAAACGGCACCATCTGCCGAACTGATTCGGCATCCGGTGCATCCCTACACGCGGCTGTTGTTTGCGGCGACCCCGGGCACGCGCCACCAAGGGCCACTGCCGGAGACGTCGAACCGCCCGCCGAACCTGCTCGAAGATCGCGTCGGATGCCCGTTCGCCGACCGGTGTCCGTTCGTCTCCGAGCTTTGCCGGTCACAGGAACCGCCGCTCGTCGAGGTGGCGCCCGGCCACTATGCCGCCTGTCACCATCCGGGGTGA
- a CDS encoding ABC transporter ATP-binding protein — translation MAETREPVLQIEDLSVAYVTNTGLVHAVSDVNLTVHRGEIVGLVGESGSGKSTMAYTIMRLLRGDAVVTKGRVRVLGQDVYALSEKELRAFRWSKMSMVFQSAMSALNPVMTVETQIIDTILAHRPDLSRQAARERAQELLDLVRIDRKHLQSYPHELSGGMRQRVVIAIAIALNPALVIMDEPTTALDVVVQRSILDEIRRIQEQVGFAILFVSHDFSLVAELASRVAIMYAGRIVELTPSHLLNLSERHHPYTEGLLKAIPQLTADDVTIQGIGGYPPDLQDLPPGCAFHPRCPYAMDICKRVRPAQVRAGEKVLECHLFNEAEVKAHV, via the coding sequence ATGGCAGAGACGCGAGAACCGGTGCTTCAGATTGAGGACCTGTCTGTCGCCTACGTGACGAACACGGGGCTCGTGCATGCGGTGAGCGATGTGAACTTGACTGTCCATCGGGGAGAGATTGTGGGATTGGTTGGGGAGTCGGGATCGGGCAAGTCGACAATGGCGTACACCATCATGCGGCTGTTGCGGGGCGACGCGGTCGTCACGAAGGGCCGCGTGCGCGTGTTGGGACAGGATGTGTACGCGCTGTCTGAAAAGGAACTCAGGGCGTTTCGCTGGAGCAAGATGTCCATGGTGTTCCAGAGCGCGATGAGCGCTTTGAACCCGGTGATGACCGTGGAGACGCAGATTATCGACACCATCCTGGCGCATCGTCCGGACCTGTCGCGCCAGGCAGCGCGCGAGCGGGCGCAGGAGTTGCTCGATCTCGTCCGCATCGACCGGAAACACCTGCAGAGCTACCCACACGAGCTTTCGGGCGGCATGCGGCAGCGAGTCGTCATTGCCATCGCGATTGCGCTCAACCCGGCGCTCGTCATCATGGATGAGCCGACGACCGCGCTCGACGTGGTGGTGCAGCGGTCTATCCTGGACGAGATCCGGCGCATTCAGGAGCAGGTGGGCTTCGCCATTCTGTTTGTCAGCCACGACTTCAGCCTGGTGGCGGAACTCGCGTCCCGCGTCGCCATTATGTATGCGGGCCGCATTGTCGAATTGACGCCGAGCCACTTATTGAACCTCTCCGAGCGGCATCACCCGTATACGGAAGGGCTGCTGAAGGCTATCCCGCAGTTGACCGCGGACGACGTGACGATTCAGGGTATCGGCGGCTACCCACCGGACTTGCAGGATCTGCCGCCCGGGTGCGCGTTTCATCCGCGCTGCCCGTACGCCATGGACATCTGCAAGCGCGTGCGCCCGGCGCAGGTGCGAGCGGGTGAGAAGGTGTTGGAGTGCCACCTGTTCAACGAGGCGGAGGTGAAGGCTCATGTCTGA
- a CDS encoding ABC transporter permease, producing the protein MTIAAIDVAESRAKRASRRRNSALRQFFRNPKALAGVVLFGVFLVVAVFAPAIAPYNPTSTAFGMLQPPSHAHWFGTTSLGQDVFSQFIWGTRTTLIVGVGAGLLSTVIAILIGVTAGYVGGVVDSILNALCNIFLVMPGLALLIIIESYVHNTTPYMNGLIIALTGWAWGARVMRSMAMTIASRDYIAAARLSGMSTLRIIVFEIVPNMTSVVASNVMYACLAAVLAESGLAYLGFENVASTSWGTMLYWATQNSALMSGAWWWFVPPGLGIALLGTSFALMNFGIDQVTNPRLRTSRRRRQVEKLLRELWAQQSEVHVDGRDARTGASD; encoded by the coding sequence ATGACCATCGCAGCCATCGATGTGGCGGAGTCGCGCGCGAAACGCGCGAGTCGGCGCAGGAACTCGGCGTTGCGCCAGTTCTTTCGAAATCCGAAGGCTCTTGCGGGCGTGGTGCTCTTTGGCGTGTTTCTGGTGGTCGCCGTGTTCGCACCTGCCATCGCGCCGTACAATCCGACGTCGACGGCGTTTGGTATGCTTCAACCTCCGTCGCACGCGCACTGGTTTGGTACGACGAGCCTGGGCCAAGACGTGTTTTCCCAATTTATTTGGGGCACGCGGACCACGCTCATCGTAGGCGTTGGCGCCGGACTGTTGAGCACCGTTATCGCCATCCTGATTGGGGTCACGGCTGGCTACGTGGGAGGCGTAGTGGACTCCATCCTGAATGCACTCTGCAATATCTTCCTTGTCATGCCAGGCTTGGCGCTGCTCATTATCATCGAATCGTACGTGCACAACACGACGCCGTACATGAACGGTCTCATTATCGCGCTGACGGGCTGGGCGTGGGGCGCGCGCGTGATGCGGTCGATGGCCATGACCATCGCAAGCCGGGATTACATCGCGGCGGCCCGTCTGTCGGGCATGTCCACACTTCGCATCATCGTGTTCGAGATCGTGCCGAACATGACAAGCGTGGTCGCGTCCAACGTGATGTACGCCTGCCTGGCGGCGGTGCTGGCGGAGTCGGGACTCGCGTACCTCGGCTTCGAAAACGTGGCTTCCACGAGTTGGGGCACGATGCTGTACTGGGCGACGCAGAACAGCGCGCTGATGAGCGGGGCGTGGTGGTGGTTCGTGCCGCCGGGGCTCGGCATCGCGCTACTAGGCACGAGCTTTGCCCTCATGAACTTCGGCATCGATCAGGTGACGAATCCGCGTCTGCGAACGTCGCGCAGGCGCCGGCAGGTCGAGAAACTCTTGCGCGAGCTTTGGGCGCAGCAAAGCGAGGTGCATGTGGATGGCAGAGACGCGAGAACCGGTGCTTCAGATTGA